In one window of Maribacter dokdonensis DSW-8 DNA:
- a CDS encoding ABC transporter ATP-binding protein → MLLQLRNIFKWVQQGGQRVFLLKDINLEVQEGEFISIMGPSGSGKSTLLNVIGMLDTFDEGEYDFLNESVHTLKEKYRSNLYKEYIGFVFQSYHLLDDLTVEENLEMPLLYKKIKGSERKALVADMLDRFNIVGKKDLFPTQLSGGQQQLVGVARALIANPKLILADEPTGNLNSQQSEEIMQLFKKLNEEEGVTIIQVTHSEKNAEYGSRIINLLDGRQI, encoded by the coding sequence ATGTTATTACAATTAAGAAATATTTTCAAATGGGTACAGCAAGGCGGTCAACGCGTGTTTTTGCTAAAGGATATTAATTTAGAAGTACAGGAAGGCGAATTCATTTCAATTATGGGTCCGTCCGGTTCAGGGAAATCCACATTATTGAATGTCATAGGTATGCTAGATACGTTTGATGAAGGAGAGTATGATTTCTTGAACGAATCTGTACATACCTTAAAAGAAAAATACCGTTCTAATCTGTATAAAGAATATATAGGTTTTGTGTTTCAGTCATATCACTTATTAGATGATTTAACGGTAGAGGAAAATTTAGAAATGCCTTTGTTGTATAAGAAAATAAAAGGTTCTGAAAGAAAGGCACTGGTAGCCGATATGTTGGATAGGTTCAATATTGTAGGTAAAAAAGATCTGTTCCCAACACAGTTAAGTGGTGGACAGCAACAATTGGTTGGTGTGGCAAGAGCATTAATTGCAAACCCAAAACTGATATTGGCAGATGAGCCAACAGGCAACCTAAACTCTCAACAAAGCGAAGAAATCATGCAGCTTTTTAAGAAGCTTAATGAAGAAGAAGGCGTCACCATTATACAAGTAACACACTCGGAAAAGAACGCCGAATATGGTTCAAGAATCATCAATCTTTTAGACGGCAGACAGATTTAG
- a CDS encoding NAD(P)/FAD-dependent oxidoreductase — MIKTDILIIGAGPTGLFAVFEAGLLKLKCHLIDALPQAGGQCAEIYPKKPIYDIPGFPEVLAGDLVDNLMEQIKSFQPGFTLGERAETIEKLEDGSFVVTTNKGTKHNAPVIAIAGGLGSFEPRKPLLDNLVKFEDNGVAYMIKDPEVYRDKKVVIAGGGDSALDWSIFLADVAAQVTLVHRRNEFRGALDSVEKVQELKNQGKLNLITPAEIIALNGDDKLESVLIRKISDAKEELVLEVDDFIPLFGLSPKLGPIGDWGLEIEKNAIKVDTFDYQTNIPGIYAIGDVNTYPGKLKLILCGFHEATLMCQSAFQKIHPDKKYVMKYTTVGGVSGFDGTKKEAPKAVVKKIE; from the coding sequence ATGATTAAGACCGATATATTAATAATTGGCGCGGGACCTACGGGTCTTTTTGCCGTTTTTGAAGCCGGACTCCTAAAACTTAAGTGCCATTTGATAGATGCCTTGCCACAGGCTGGTGGTCAGTGTGCAGAGATTTATCCAAAAAAACCCATTTATGATATTCCGGGCTTTCCAGAAGTTTTGGCGGGCGATTTGGTGGACAATCTTATGGAGCAGATTAAATCTTTTCAACCTGGTTTTACTTTGGGCGAACGTGCCGAAACTATTGAAAAGTTAGAAGATGGCAGTTTTGTGGTCACTACCAATAAGGGAACAAAGCATAATGCCCCGGTTATAGCCATTGCAGGTGGGTTAGGAAGTTTTGAACCTAGAAAACCTTTGTTGGATAATTTAGTAAAATTTGAAGATAACGGTGTTGCTTACATGATTAAGGATCCAGAAGTGTATCGTGATAAGAAAGTGGTTATTGCAGGTGGTGGAGACTCGGCATTGGACTGGAGTATATTTTTGGCAGATGTAGCTGCTCAGGTGACATTGGTGCACAGAAGAAATGAGTTTAGGGGCGCTTTGGATTCTGTAGAAAAGGTTCAAGAATTGAAGAATCAAGGCAAACTTAATCTGATTACCCCCGCTGAAATTATTGCCTTAAATGGGGATGATAAACTAGAATCTGTACTAATCAGAAAAATATCCGATGCTAAGGAAGAGCTTGTTTTGGAGGTCGATGATTTTATTCCTTTATTCGGGCTATCTCCCAAATTAGGACCTATTGGAGATTGGGGATTGGAGATTGAAAAAAATGCCATAAAGGTGGATACCTTTGATTACCAAACCAATATTCCGGGTATATACGCCATTGGAGATGTCAATACCTATCCTGGTAAACTAAAACTGATTCTATGTGGTTTTCATGAAGCAACGCTAATGTGCCAAAGCGCCTTTCAAAAAATTCATCCAGATAAGAAGTATGTAATGAAATACACTACCGTAGGTGGAGTAAGCGGTTTTGATGGAACAAAAAAAGAAGCGCCTAAAGCGGTGGTGAAGAAGATTGAATAA
- a CDS encoding 2Fe-2S iron-sulfur cluster-binding family protein, translated as MTDIKITIIDRDGVSHEIDAPTDMNMNLMEVVRSYELAPEGTIGICGGMAMCASCQCYVESDHELPEMSDDEEAMLSEAFNVKDNSRLGCQLHISEDMDGLKVELAPEDI; from the coding sequence ATGACCGATATAAAAATTACAATAATAGACCGTGACGGAGTATCTCATGAAATTGATGCCCCAACAGACATGAATATGAACCTTATGGAAGTCGTACGTTCGTATGAACTGGCGCCAGAAGGAACCATAGGTATTTGTGGAGGTATGGCAATGTGTGCATCTTGTCAGTGTTATGTGGAATCTGATCACGAATTGCCGGAAATGAGCGATGACGAAGAAGCTATGCTGTCCGAAGCTTTTAATGTTAAGGATAATTCACGTTTAGGCTGTCAATTGCATATTTCTGAAGACATGGACGGACTCAAAGTAGAGTTGGCTCCAGAGGATATATAA
- a CDS encoding four helix bundle protein: MTIQRFEDLKVWQKSQDLAVLIYKQFRDLKDFGFRDQITRASVSISNNIAEGFERSSNADFKRFLYFSLASNSELRSMLYLAQRLAYVEKEMALELINETNQVSKMLYAFIKSMK, from the coding sequence ATGACTATACAACGATTTGAAGACCTAAAGGTTTGGCAGAAATCTCAGGATTTAGCGGTTCTTATCTATAAACAATTTAGGGATTTAAAAGATTTTGGTTTTCGGGATCAGATTACTAGGGCTTCAGTATCTATTTCTAATAACATAGCAGAAGGTTTTGAAAGAAGTTCTAATGCGGATTTTAAACGCTTTTTATATTTTTCTTTAGCTTCCAACAGTGAACTAAGATCCATGCTTTATCTTGCGCAAAGATTAGCATATGTAGAAAAAGAAATGGCATTAGAATTGATAAATGAAACTAATCAAGTATCAAAAATGTTATATGCCTTTATTAAATCAATGAAGTAA
- a CDS encoding NifU family protein yields the protein MTATELKVNVEKALEEIRPFLQSDGGDISLISIEEETVTVRLEGACVGCSVNQMTLKSGVEMTIKKYAPQIQNVINIEA from the coding sequence ATGACTGCAACAGAGCTAAAAGTGAATGTGGAAAAAGCATTGGAAGAGATTAGACCTTTCTTACAGAGCGATGGTGGGGACATTAGTCTTATTTCTATTGAAGAAGAAACGGTTACAGTGCGTTTAGAAGGTGCTTGTGTTGGTTGCAGTGTCAATCAAATGACCTTAAAGAGCGGTGTAGAAATGACCATTAAGAAATACGCACCACAAATTCAAAATGTAATTAATATAGAAGCTTAG
- a CDS encoding amidase gives MYQPTKKTLLLSFHSLLFCLFITSCSSSHTDFTKKDVKRSQKLIGLDFDKKYIDTLYPYLQRNKKGFDSLRKYTLDYDVVPAVRFDPLPMNFTPKPQSGFPEWEIPNNIDIPENKADLAFYSIPQLASLIKNKKISSLELTQFFIERLKKYNDILQCTITITEEMALEQAKTMDAEIANGKYRGILHGIPYGVKDLMAVEGYKTTWGAAPYRDQQIDMTATVVQKLQDAGGILVAKLVSGSLARGDVWFDGKTKNPWDTTQGASGSSAGSGSATSAGLVPYSLGTETLGSILSPSTRNGITGLRPTYGRVSRHGVMSLSWSMDKVGPMTRSAEDCAIVYSVITGKDPKDGMTTDFPDGFDPNKDYKSLKVAYLKNDIEKDSSLSKENLDNAVKKFEDMGISLHAVELPKDVPYNSFDIILRAEAGAFFDDMVRAEEVDKMVEQHQRSRANSLRQARFIPAVEYIQANRQRQVLIEKMQAVMKDYDVLISPSSGNRLSIITNLTGHPAISIPTGLDKKKHPTSITLISNLYDEASILLLAKAFQDQTDYDEMHPEGYTD, from the coding sequence ATGTACCAACCTACCAAAAAAACTCTCCTTCTTTCATTTCATAGTCTACTTTTTTGCCTTTTCATTACTTCATGCTCCAGTTCTCATACTGATTTTACAAAAAAAGATGTAAAGCGCTCTCAAAAACTAATAGGGCTTGATTTTGACAAGAAATATATAGACACCTTATATCCTTATTTACAGCGAAACAAAAAAGGATTTGATTCCCTTAGAAAATACACTCTAGATTACGATGTGGTACCTGCGGTTAGATTTGACCCATTACCAATGAATTTTACGCCAAAACCACAATCTGGGTTTCCAGAATGGGAAATTCCGAATAACATTGACATACCAGAAAATAAAGCTGATCTAGCTTTTTATTCAATACCTCAACTAGCATCCCTAATTAAAAACAAAAAAATTAGCTCGCTAGAATTGACCCAATTTTTTATTGAACGCTTAAAAAAATATAACGACATCTTGCAGTGTACCATAACCATAACCGAAGAGATGGCACTGGAACAAGCTAAAACCATGGATGCCGAAATTGCCAACGGAAAATATCGTGGAATTCTTCATGGTATACCTTATGGTGTAAAAGATTTAATGGCAGTAGAAGGTTACAAAACTACGTGGGGAGCAGCACCCTACCGCGACCAACAAATTGATATGACCGCCACGGTGGTGCAAAAGTTACAGGATGCAGGTGGTATTTTAGTAGCCAAATTAGTTTCTGGATCATTGGCACGTGGTGATGTTTGGTTCGACGGTAAAACAAAAAATCCTTGGGATACCACACAAGGAGCATCAGGTTCTTCCGCGGGCTCAGGATCGGCAACCTCAGCGGGACTAGTACCTTATTCATTAGGAACTGAAACCCTTGGCTCAATATTATCACCAAGTACCAGAAACGGAATTACAGGATTACGCCCTACTTACGGTAGAGTAAGCAGACATGGTGTAATGAGTTTAAGCTGGTCTATGGACAAGGTTGGTCCTATGACCAGAAGTGCTGAGGACTGCGCAATTGTTTACAGCGTAATTACAGGCAAGGACCCTAAAGATGGTATGACGACGGATTTCCCTGACGGATTTGACCCCAACAAAGACTACAAGTCTCTTAAAGTTGCCTATTTAAAAAATGACATTGAAAAAGACTCTTCACTTAGTAAAGAAAATTTAGATAATGCCGTGAAGAAATTTGAAGATATGGGCATTTCCTTACACGCCGTAGAACTACCTAAAGATGTGCCCTACAATAGTTTTGATATCATTTTAAGAGCAGAAGCGGGTGCATTTTTCGATGATATGGTCAGAGCTGAAGAAGTGGATAAAATGGTTGAACAACACCAACGTTCAAGAGCAAATTCATTACGCCAGGCACGCTTTATTCCCGCAGTAGAATATATACAAGCCAACAGACAAAGACAGGTACTTATTGAAAAAATGCAGGCCGTTATGAAAGATTATGATGTGCTTATTTCACCAAGTTCCGGCAACAGACTTTCAATTATTACAAACCTTACCGGTCATCCGGCAATTTCCATTCCTACTGGGTTAGATAAAAAAAAGCACCCAACCAGTATCACGCTAATTAGCAACTTGTATGACGAAGCCAGTATTCTTTTATTAGCAAAAGCATTTCAAGACCAAACGGATTATGATGAAATGCATCCTGAAGGGTATACGGATTAG
- a CDS encoding ABC transporter ATP-binding protein: protein MAEKKVSILTAFKTIIWPRRKLVLLGLLLIVISKAASFVAPVSLRYFLDDIIPNKNYDLLKILVAVVIFAFLIQAVMSFLLTKVLSIQAQYMISELRAQVQKQVLSLPIRFFDNTKSGSLVSRIMSDVEGVRNLIGTGLVQLVGGTITAVVSLVLLLRISPIMTLLTFVPLILFAFIALKAFKIIRPVFRERGKINAEVKGRLTETLGGIRVIKGFNAEVQESKVFEEGVDKLYQNVKKSLTATAFMTSASTFLLGLATTGIMMGYGGYQMMQGELTTGEYFEFTFLLALMVAPIVQMSNIGSQLTEALAGLDRTEELMNKVSESDEKDRTIVLSQLKGDMAFKDVSFAYEEDKDVLHNISFEAKSGDVIALVGSSGSGKSTIAGLAASFLNPDSGEITIDGTDLSKVDLTSFRQFLGVVLQDDFLFEGTIRENILFPRPNASEEELQAAIKAAYVDEFTDRFEEGLNTVIGERGVKLSGGQRQRIAIARAVLANPRILILDEATSNLDTESEALIQKSLAELTKGRTTFVIAHRLSTIRKANQILVIENGRIAEQGTHEELIAKEGRYHNLFTYQARI, encoded by the coding sequence ATGGCAGAAAAAAAAGTAAGCATACTAACCGCTTTTAAAACAATTATATGGCCACGCAGAAAACTGGTTTTGTTGGGTTTATTGCTTATCGTAATCAGTAAAGCTGCTAGTTTTGTGGCACCGGTTTCTTTACGATACTTTTTAGATGATATCATCCCTAATAAAAACTATGACCTATTAAAAATATTGGTTGCCGTTGTTATTTTTGCATTTTTGATACAAGCGGTCATGTCTTTCCTACTTACCAAAGTGCTTAGCATTCAGGCACAATACATGATTTCCGAACTTCGTGCACAGGTACAAAAGCAAGTACTTTCATTACCTATTCGATTTTTTGACAACACCAAATCCGGCTCATTAGTTTCTAGAATCATGAGCGATGTGGAAGGGGTTAGAAATTTAATTGGCACCGGACTCGTACAACTTGTTGGTGGTACCATTACCGCTGTAGTGTCTCTTGTATTGTTATTGAGAATTAGCCCAATAATGACCTTATTGACTTTTGTACCCTTAATATTATTTGCATTCATTGCTCTAAAGGCATTTAAGATTATAAGACCTGTTTTTAGGGAGCGTGGTAAAATTAATGCAGAAGTAAAAGGAAGATTAACGGAAACCCTTGGTGGAATTCGCGTTATTAAAGGCTTTAACGCAGAGGTGCAAGAAAGTAAGGTTTTTGAAGAAGGGGTTGACAAACTATACCAAAATGTAAAAAAGAGTTTAACGGCTACCGCTTTTATGACCAGTGCTTCTACCTTTTTATTGGGATTGGCCACTACAGGAATTATGATGGGGTATGGTGGATACCAAATGATGCAGGGCGAATTGACTACGGGCGAGTATTTTGAGTTTACTTTTCTTCTTGCCCTAATGGTAGCGCCCATTGTACAAATGAGCAATATTGGAAGCCAGCTGACCGAAGCTTTGGCCGGTTTAGATCGTACCGAAGAATTGATGAACAAGGTTTCAGAGTCTGACGAAAAAGACCGAACTATTGTGCTTTCCCAATTAAAAGGAGATATGGCTTTTAAGGACGTAAGCTTTGCGTACGAGGAAGATAAAGATGTCTTGCACAACATTAGCTTTGAAGCTAAATCTGGTGATGTTATTGCCCTTGTGGGTAGTTCTGGATCCGGGAAGTCTACCATTGCAGGTTTAGCGGCTAGTTTTTTAAACCCTGACTCCGGTGAAATTACCATAGATGGCACGGACCTTTCAAAAGTTGACCTAACCAGTTTTAGACAATTTTTAGGCGTGGTTTTACAGGATGATTTTCTATTTGAGGGCACAATTAGAGAGAACATTCTTTTCCCTAGACCAAATGCTTCTGAAGAAGAATTACAAGCAGCGATCAAAGCAGCTTATGTTGATGAATTTACCGATAGATTTGAAGAGGGATTGAATACCGTTATAGGGGAACGTGGCGTAAAATTATCTGGTGGTCAACGCCAGCGTATTGCCATTGCCAGAGCTGTGTTGGCAAATCCAAGAATCTTGATTTTAGATGAAGCTACCTCTAACCTCGATACGGAAAGCGAAGCTTTAATTCAAAAGAGTTTGGCTGAACTAACGAAAGGAAGAACCACTTTTGTCATTGCGCACCGTTTAAGCACTATCAGAAAGGCAAATCAGATTTTAGTGATTGAAAACGGACGTATTGCTGAGCAAGGAACCCATGAAGAGCTGATTGCCAAAGAAGGTAGATACCATAATCTGTTTACGTATCAGGCTAGGATATAA
- a CDS encoding Mrp/NBP35 family ATP-binding protein — protein MKIDKKDVLKALEHITVPGEGKNMVESGAVTNIQIFGDEVEVDITIANPSLQARKKTEVEILKVIHREVYEKAKIKINIKVEAPAAKPKVNEIKGKPIPGINNIIAVASGKGGVGKSTVTANLAVTLAKMGFKVGLLDADIYGPSMPIMFDVANEKPLAVNVEGKSKMKPVENYGVKLLSIGFFTQRDQAVIWRGPMASKALNQMIFDAHWGELDFMLIDLPPGTGDIHLSIMQSLPVTGAVVVSTPQEVALADARKGVAMFQQDSINVPVLGIVENMAYFTPAELPENKYYIFGKEGAKNLAEDLNVPFLGEMPLIQSIREAGDVGRPAALQTATPVEKAFEELTKQVVSEVVARNKTMPPTEAIKITTMAGCSPVNKK, from the coding sequence ATGAAGATAGATAAGAAGGATGTTTTAAAGGCTTTGGAGCATATTACGGTTCCCGGGGAAGGCAAAAACATGGTAGAAAGTGGTGCGGTAACCAATATTCAAATTTTTGGTGATGAGGTAGAGGTAGATATTACCATTGCCAATCCAAGTTTACAAGCACGCAAAAAGACCGAAGTGGAGATTTTAAAAGTCATCCACAGAGAGGTGTATGAAAAAGCTAAGATTAAGATCAATATTAAAGTTGAAGCACCTGCGGCAAAACCAAAGGTGAATGAAATTAAAGGCAAGCCTATACCGGGTATTAATAATATTATAGCCGTAGCCTCTGGTAAAGGGGGTGTGGGTAAATCTACGGTAACGGCCAACCTTGCGGTTACCTTGGCAAAAATGGGCTTTAAAGTAGGTCTTTTAGATGCTGATATATATGGGCCTTCAATGCCTATTATGTTCGACGTTGCCAATGAGAAACCATTGGCGGTAAACGTAGAGGGTAAATCTAAAATGAAGCCTGTAGAGAATTACGGAGTAAAATTATTGTCCATTGGGTTTTTTACCCAACGAGACCAAGCGGTTATTTGGAGAGGACCTATGGCGTCAAAAGCATTGAACCAAATGATTTTTGATGCACATTGGGGCGAGTTGGATTTTATGCTGATCGATTTGCCACCGGGTACCGGTGATATTCATTTGAGTATCATGCAATCTTTACCAGTTACAGGCGCTGTTGTAGTGAGTACACCACAAGAGGTTGCCTTGGCAGATGCTAGAAAAGGTGTGGCCATGTTTCAGCAAGATTCTATAAATGTTCCTGTTTTAGGAATCGTGGAGAATATGGCATATTTTACACCTGCAGAGCTGCCAGAAAATAAATATTATATTTTTGGTAAAGAAGGCGCTAAGAACCTGGCAGAAGATTTAAATGTACCTTTCTTAGGTGAAATGCCATTGATACAGAGCATACGTGAAGCTGGTGATGTTGGTAGGCCTGCGGCTTTGCAAACCGCTACACCTGTAGAAAAAGCATTTGAAGAATTGACAAAGCAGGTGGTTAGTGAGGTGGTTGCTAGAAACAAGACAATGCCACCTACAGAAGCAATAAAAATTACTACAATGGCGGGTTGTTCGCCGGTTAATAAAAAATAG